In Elusimicrobiota bacterium, a single window of DNA contains:
- a CDS encoding sugar phosphate nucleotidyltransferase produces MQAIILAGGKGSRLKPFTKVIPKPLVPIGDLPILEVVLRQLKTSGFKDVVITVNHLAELIMAFFGNGEKLGLNIDYSLEETPLGTAGPLSLIKEYDDNFLVMNGDLLTTLDYKKMMEWHKKEKNDITIACYNKKVKIDLGVIKRDGDNFTDYIEKPTYDFDVSMGIYIFDKEVMKIIKEAEILDMPDLVLRAKGIKKQIKCYIQDCIWLDIGRAEDYENAVQMFEEKKAEFLK; encoded by the coding sequence ATGCAAGCAATTATTCTTGCCGGTGGAAAAGGATCGCGTTTAAAACCTTTTACTAAAGTAATACCAAAACCGCTGGTGCCGATAGGAGATTTGCCGATACTGGAAGTGGTATTAAGACAGTTAAAAACAAGTGGTTTTAAGGATGTAGTAATAACCGTTAATCACTTGGCGGAATTAATTATGGCTTTTTTCGGAAACGGTGAAAAACTCGGGCTTAATATAGACTATTCTCTAGAAGAAACACCTCTGGGTACGGCAGGCCCTCTTTCATTGATAAAAGAATATGACGACAATTTCCTGGTAATGAACGGGGATCTCTTAACTACTCTGGACTATAAAAAAATGATGGAATGGCACAAGAAAGAAAAAAACGATATTACCATAGCGTGCTATAACAAAAAGGTTAAAATAGACCTGGGTGTAATAAAAAGAGACGGGGATAATTTTACCGATTACATTGAAAAGCCGACCTATGATTTTGATGTTAGTATGGGAATATATATATTTGATAAAGAAGTAATGAAAATTATTAAAGAAGCGGAAATACTGGATATGCCGGATTTGGTATTACGCGCTAAAGGGATAAAGAAACAAATTAAATGTTATATACAGGACTGCATCTGGCTTGATATAGGTAGAGCGGAAGACTATGAAAATGCGGTTCAGATGTTTGAAGAGAAAAAAGCGGAGTTTCTGAAATAA
- a CDS encoding radical SAM protein, which produces MRVLFVYLDTSSSEPIRIAPGITFLSGYLKRNNVETDLCYYRSQEDEEYCLNLLRDKKTEIVAVSSVTSVFGNAKVLIQKIKKEFPEIFVVCGGAHVSLFPEALTSTPGIDAICVGYGEEALLELVRSIEDNKLDYKIRNIYFKVSNSIIKNELRPFPENLDKYFPEDRSIFYKEFKRKRFFNSDYEEFIFCRGCPYNCSFCSNHGLKLLGSGKYINYPKVETCINSIQQAMKLRSFRIVNLHDDILMLNKTWFRQFVEQYKKNIGLPFVCNARVGTISEADIKMLKDANCERIIIGIESGNEYIRNNILNKKIGANSEIIGVFKLAHKYGIATSSQNMIGFPQENFLKFYDTVKINSQILPNSPSMSVYYPYPGTDLYKIAKEEGMLKDENHLNSPSIIERKESVLTIPGFAKKDIEFYANNFKQMLLCEYLFNHCLFGDYLRKIMYANYFLQKLIYGILRMMLVVRRKLFIR; this is translated from the coding sequence ATGAGAGTCTTATTTGTGTACTTGGATACCAGTAGTTCCGAGCCTATACGGATCGCTCCCGGGATCACATTTTTATCAGGTTATTTGAAACGGAACAACGTAGAAACGGATTTGTGCTATTATAGATCCCAGGAAGATGAGGAGTATTGTCTTAATTTGCTGAGGGATAAGAAAACAGAAATTGTTGCTGTTTCTTCAGTTACTTCAGTATTTGGTAATGCTAAGGTTCTGATACAGAAAATAAAAAAGGAATTTCCTGAAATATTTGTTGTTTGCGGAGGAGCTCACGTTTCTCTTTTTCCGGAAGCATTAACGAGCACCCCGGGCATAGATGCAATATGTGTCGGATATGGCGAAGAAGCATTATTAGAACTTGTTAGATCAATTGAAGATAATAAACTTGATTATAAAATTCGAAATATATATTTTAAAGTTAGTAATTCCATCATAAAAAATGAATTACGGCCTTTCCCTGAAAATTTAGATAAATATTTCCCTGAAGACAGAAGTATCTTTTATAAAGAATTCAAAAGAAAGAGATTTTTTAATTCAGATTATGAAGAATTTATTTTTTGCAGGGGATGTCCTTATAACTGCTCATTTTGTTCAAATCACGGGTTAAAATTATTGGGGAGCGGAAAATACATAAACTATCCCAAAGTTGAGACCTGTATTAATAGTATTCAACAAGCAATGAAATTAAGAAGCTTTAGAATAGTTAATTTACACGATGATATACTTATGCTGAACAAAACGTGGTTTCGTCAATTTGTTGAACAGTACAAAAAAAATATTGGTTTGCCATTTGTGTGCAATGCAAGGGTCGGAACAATTTCGGAAGCAGATATAAAGATGCTTAAAGATGCAAATTGTGAACGGATAATTATAGGAATAGAATCGGGAAATGAATATATTCGCAACAATATATTAAACAAAAAGATTGGAGCAAATAGCGAAATTATCGGAGTCTTTAAATTAGCCCATAAGTATGGCATAGCAACATCATCCCAGAATATGATTGGCTTTCCACAAGAAAATTTCCTGAAATTTTATGATACTGTCAAAATAAATTCTCAGATATTACCCAATAGCCCTAGTATGAGTGTTTATTATCCTTATCCGGGAACTGATTTATATAAAATTGCAAAAGAGGAAGGCATGCTTAAAGATGAAAATCATCTTAACTCTCCTAGCATTATTGAAAGAAAGGAGTCTGTGCTTACTATACCGGGTTTCGCAAAAAAAGACATTGAATTCTATGCAAACAATTTTAAGCAAATGTTACTTTGTGAATATTTATTTAATCATTGTTTATTTGGCGATTATTTAAGGAAAATTATGTATGCTAATTATTTTTTACAAAAGCTGATTTATGGAATTCTTCGGATGATGCTAGTAGTAAGAAGAAAATTATTCATTAGGTAA
- a CDS encoding NAD-dependent epimerase/dehydratase family protein encodes MKKILILGINGFTGKYLQKYIVKNNLRKKYLFIGVDKKIDKQIAIKYIVRDLLVDQSLEKIIVSVKPDYIVNLAGILKSNDPLKAIEINANLSLRIFETIVKNKLIVKKILIIGSAAEYGKPKYLPVDETHELNPLNCYGLSKVIQTQYANYYHHNFGLNVNIARTFNLIGEGMPDLLVFGSFVKQISNAKDGDKIYVGNLGSKRDFVDVKYAVEVYWKILLNGKAGEIYNVCSGKSIRIRDIVLDLLKKSEKKLKLSIDKSRIYKNDVPNIYGDNSFLKRQLGIK; translated from the coding sequence ATGAAAAAGATATTGATTTTAGGAATCAACGGATTTACCGGCAAATATTTACAAAAATATATAGTGAAAAATAATTTACGGAAAAAATATTTATTCATAGGCGTTGACAAGAAAATTGATAAACAGATAGCGATAAAATATATTGTTAGGGATCTTCTTGTTGATCAATCATTAGAAAAAATTATTGTTTCCGTAAAACCAGATTATATCGTAAATCTCGCCGGTATATTGAAATCAAACGATCCTTTAAAGGCAATAGAAATAAATGCTAATCTTTCATTGCGAATATTTGAAACGATTGTTAAGAATAAACTTATAGTAAAAAAAATACTGATAATAGGATCGGCTGCAGAATACGGCAAGCCTAAATATCTTCCGGTTGATGAGACGCATGAATTGAATCCGCTAAACTGCTACGGGCTTTCAAAAGTAATTCAAACACAATACGCGAATTACTATCACCATAATTTTGGCTTAAATGTCAATATTGCAAGGACTTTTAATTTAATCGGAGAAGGAATGCCGGATCTTTTGGTCTTCGGATCTTTTGTTAAGCAAATAAGTAATGCAAAGGATGGAGATAAAATCTATGTGGGCAATTTAGGCTCAAAAAGAGATTTTGTTGATGTTAAATATGCGGTAGAAGTATATTGGAAGATTTTACTGAATGGAAAAGCAGGAGAAATATATAATGTATGCAGTGGAAAATCCATTAGGATCAGGGATATAGTTCTTGATTTATTAAAAAAGTCTGAAAAAAAGTTAAAATTATCTATTGATAAGTCAAGAATATATAAAAACGATGTTCCTAATATTTATGGTGATAATTCTTTCTTAAAAAGGCAATTGGGAATAAAATAA
- a CDS encoding glycosyltransferase — translation MEIKEKLKLTIIIPTKNRSFKLKSLLNNISGQSCLPDQLIIVDASDNPEIEINKNYMGLKIDYKHVDTPGLTKQRNIGIKMIKEDIDIVCFLDDDVEFEKDSIRNMMKYWDGADKKLGGAVFNILNENKRSIFIFVKEFFLTGSRKTGIVLKSGYNSMIHPAEKTDYVKWLSGGVTVWRKEVFNEFDYDEWYSDYGFCEDLDFSYRVGKKYKLAVVAEAGLYHIKAKSSRINNILLGKSQIINRYHFIQKDKYFSETCFFWAVIGNMLENIFRGVITLKVDLFIISLGNILGLVELIKPKVLGGKI, via the coding sequence ATGGAAATCAAAGAAAAACTTAAATTAACAATTATTATTCCTACTAAAAATAGGAGTTTTAAACTAAAATCTCTTTTGAACAATATTTCCGGGCAAAGCTGCTTGCCGGATCAGTTAATAATTGTAGATGCAAGTGATAATCCTGAAATTGAAATTAACAAAAATTATATGGGTCTCAAAATTGATTACAAGCATGTGGATACGCCAGGGCTCACCAAGCAAAGAAATATTGGAATAAAAATGATAAAGGAAGATATTGATATTGTCTGCTTTTTAGATGATGATGTGGAATTTGAAAAAGATTCAATACGTAATATGATGAAATATTGGGATGGCGCCGATAAAAAATTAGGGGGCGCAGTGTTTAATATATTAAATGAGAACAAAAGGTCAATATTTATTTTTGTAAAAGAATTCTTTCTTACGGGCTCAAGAAAAACGGGGATCGTATTAAAGTCAGGATATAATTCAATGATTCATCCGGCTGAAAAAACAGATTATGTAAAATGGCTTTCGGGAGGGGTTACTGTATGGAGGAAAGAAGTATTTAATGAGTTTGATTATGATGAATGGTATAGCGATTATGGATTTTGTGAAGACCTGGATTTTAGTTATAGGGTAGGTAAGAAATATAAACTTGCGGTTGTCGCTGAAGCAGGATTATATCATATAAAAGCGAAATCTTCTAGAATAAATAATATATTACTTGGAAAATCTCAAATTATAAACAGGTACCATTTTATTCAAAAGGATAAGTATTTTTCTGAGACATGTTTTTTTTGGGCTGTAATAGGCAATATGCTTGAAAATATATTTAGGGGTGTAATTACTCTAAAAGTTGACTTATTTATTATTAGTTTGGGAAATATACTAGGCCTGGTGGAGTTAATTAAACCCAAGGTTTTAGGCGGCAAGATATGA
- a CDS encoding glycosyltransferase family 4 protein: MTNEKKPKILVVGYLPPPQEGTAKITEVIINSDYLNNKYELKLLSLAKRKKTAERGKFSAINVIITIYNCIKYLYYVIRFNPQIIYMPLAQNKFGFLRDSIFILIDRIFGKKICLHFHGGSFDIFLANSSSIYKKYIKFVLSKVNIIILLANKLQYQFINIVPENSIKTLYNPSPLSKNIYENIPEKKKADNALNILFIGYISKAKGALDLARAVPLVKKGFKGNLTVNLCGHAVNVERNIKYINEPDGGYSKILEIIKENNLQEELKLLGQVDDEKKDKLFRNADIFVFPSYSEGCPIAVMEAMSYGLPLIVTPVGALDEMLKEGENCLFIKPGDYSAIAEKILYLINSPEKRKEMGKNNYELVRTKYNPEVFCIGLSKIWGEIV, translated from the coding sequence ATGACAAATGAAAAGAAACCAAAAATTTTGGTAGTAGGTTACTTGCCGCCGCCTCAGGAAGGTACGGCCAAAATTACTGAAGTTATTATAAATTCTGATTATTTGAATAATAAATATGAATTAAAGTTATTATCTTTAGCCAAAAGAAAAAAAACTGCCGAAAGAGGCAAGTTTTCCGCAATAAATGTTATTATCACGATTTATAATTGCATCAAATATCTATATTATGTTATAAGGTTTAATCCTCAAATTATTTATATGCCGCTTGCTCAAAACAAGTTTGGCTTCTTGCGCGATTCAATTTTTATTTTAATAGATAGAATATTCGGTAAAAAGATATGTCTGCATTTTCACGGAGGCAGTTTTGATATATTCCTCGCTAATTCAAGCAGCATTTATAAAAAGTATATTAAATTTGTTTTGAGTAAAGTAAATATAATTATTTTGTTGGCAAATAAATTGCAATATCAGTTTATTAATATCGTTCCCGAAAATAGCATAAAAACATTATATAATCCCTCGCCTTTGAGCAAAAATATTTATGAGAATATTCCTGAGAAAAAGAAAGCCGATAATGCTTTGAATATATTGTTTATAGGATATATTTCCAAGGCCAAAGGCGCCCTTGATTTAGCAAGAGCCGTACCTTTGGTGAAAAAAGGATTCAAAGGCAATTTAACGGTAAATCTATGTGGCCATGCTGTAAATGTAGAAAGGAATATTAAGTATATTAATGAACCTGACGGAGGATATTCCAAAATACTTGAGATTATTAAAGAAAATAATCTTCAAGAAGAACTAAAGCTGCTCGGTCAAGTAGATGATGAAAAGAAGGATAAATTGTTTAGAAATGCGGATATATTTGTTTTCCCGAGCTATTCTGAGGGATGTCCAATAGCAGTTATGGAAGCGATGTCTTACGGTTTACCTTTGATTGTTACACCTGTCGGTGCCCTTGATGAAATGCTCAAAGAAGGTGAGAATTGCCTGTTTATTAAACCGGGGGACTATAGTGCAATTGCAGAAAAAATATTATATTTAATAAACAGTCCTGAAAAAAGAAAAGAAATGGGTAAAAATAATTATGAGCTTGTAAGGACCAAATATAATCCGGAAGTATTTTGTATTGGGCTGTCAAAAATCTGGGGAGAAATAGTTTAA